The DNA window TCATCGCCCCAGCCAAAGCCCCAGCACCAGGCGGTCATCGCCTCTTGAAAGGGGCGGGTGAAGTCATCGGCCGCGGCCAGGTTCTTTTCGACGTATTCGGCACCCAGAGTGCCCTTGCGTTGCTCCAGGCCTTTGAGGAACAGATCTTCGTTGAACAAATCGGCCATGTGTATCTCCGTGTCGGTCTTGGCGTTTGGTCAGCTCTCAGGTGGTCTGCGATTGGCTGCCGCTTGAAAGCTTTGGTGTTTCGGTGTGTCGTCGGGCATGTGCCGCGCAAGCGGGTTGCGGGATGACCCAGTGGCAGTGGTTTCCTGGCAAATCCGTCATTCCAATGTCCCGCCGCTACAATGGATCATGGCCATCAGCCGAGCCCGCGTATTTTGGCAAGTCATCGGCAAGCTTCATCCATGAAACCCGCTCGGCCCAGTGGTAGTGCGCTTGGGGTTCGAACAGCTTGTGATCGTCCAGGGTCGCTGCAAACAGATGCGTCTCATCCGGCCAAACATCGGCCTGATAGTAAAGCTGCGAGCCACAGCTTGCGCAAAACCCTCGGTGGACGCCGTCCGAAGACTGCCGATCCGTGATCTCTCCGGTCCAGGTGACCCTATCGCGGGGAACGCCGAAGAAGCTGGTGACCGGGGCCGCGCTTGCGCGCCTGCAGCTGTCGCAATGGCAATGCCCGGCCCAAAGTACGGGACCCGAAGTCTGCCAAGTGACAGCGCCGCAGGCGCAGCGTCCCGTTCTTTTGGTCACAGGTCTCCTCCTTGCGGCGGGCTATGGATCAACCGCCTCGCGCATCCATTGTTGCAGCTTGGCGATCGAGTGTTCAGACATCACCCCGCCGGACGGATCCAGCACCAGCGGTCCGGGTTTGTAGCCCCGCGATTTAAGGCCGCGATAGACCGATTCCACAAGGTGAATGTCTTCTTCCACGGTGGTTTCGCGATCCTGCACCGCGAGCTGCCGGATGACCGCGCTTTCCGAGCCGCCCTCGGTATACCAGCCGCGCCAGACAGTGCAGTGATCGGTGCCCCCGGCGCGCCAGTGATAGGTGTTGAGCACATTGCCCGGATAGCATTGGAACGAAAACATTGGCCACAGGAACCACGACTGATAGTCACCCGCATGAGGCACCGACATGTCGATGGGATAGGTCATCTTGTCGAGGGCTTGGCACTCGGTCGTGTGGCGCAGGACGTAGCCACCACCCTCATCGGGCTTGATGTCATAGGTCTCGGGTTTGACGACACCTTCGGCAAAGGTGGGGTGGTTGGTCGGGCAGTGATAGCATTCCGAGTAGTTCTCGATGCTGACTTTCCAGTTGCAGTTTTCCGGCACCTCGACCCATTCCAGCGGTTCAAGCGCGTCGATATGAGGCACATAGGCAAGGATCTCTTCGCGCACGCCGGGATACCAGACGTCCATTGGTGCGGCATCATCATCGAGATTGACAAAGATGAAGCCGTTGAACACCTCGGTGCGCACCGAAGTCAGACAGATGGCTGAGCGGTCAAATCCCGGCACCGACTTGATGTTTGGGCCAGCGCGTAGCTCGCCTGACAGCTCATAGGTCCACGAGTGGTAAGGGCACACGACCACACGCGTATTGCCCGCACCGGTGACCATTTCATGCGCGCGGTGTTGGCAAACGTTATAGAACGTGCGGATTTCCCCGTCACGGCCGCGAATGCAGAACAGGCTTTCACCAGCGATTTCGAAGGCAAAATAGTCCCCGATCTCGCGCACTTGGGCGATATGGCCGGCAAACTGCCAAGTTCGGGCCAGAAGCCCCTGCATTTCCTGCTCGAAAATCGCGGGATCGGTATAATAGCGCGCGTCCAGAGACTGCGTCAGGGGTGCGTTCATTCAGGCTCCTCCGCATATAGGCCCAATTGATGGCGACGACGATGAAACCGCTCGACTCGTTCGACAATCTCATCACTGGAGACGGCGATCACAAAGGACAGCAGCGTTTCCAACAGAGCGATGGTTGAAACGGACGAGGGGAAGAATTGCGGCGTGTCGGCGGCAACCACAAAGCCGTGATGGGCGTTCAGGATGACAGGACTCGCCGGGCTGTCCGAGATGCCGACAACCGTCAGCCCCTGTTCGCGTGCCAGTTTGATCGCTTCGATCACTTCGGTTCGATAGGGGCGGCAGGTCATGGCGATCAGCACGTCCTGCTCATCCGCCCAGGCCAGATCGTCGATTGCTGCTGATCCGGGGCGCGGGATCGCGTGAAACTGCTTCATGCCGGTTGAGGCGAGATAGGTGAAATTGCGCGCGTTCGAGTTGTTGACGCCGACCCCCAGTGTCAGAACCTGTCGCGAGTTCCAGATGTCCGTCGCGGCCGCCTTTAGGGCTTCTTCGCTGATCCCGCCAAAGGTTTCTTCGATGTTTCGGATCGCAGCGCCGACCATATCGGCGTAAAGCCCACCAAGCTCGCCGGACTTCCCAATATCCTGCAGCCATCGAGCGCGATCCGGGAAGGATACGGTCCCGCGTCGAATCGCATCGCGGAACGGGGCGCGGAAATCCTCGTACCCGTCAAAGCCAACTTGCTGAGCCATGCGAACAAATGTGTTTGGTTTCACATTGGCGGCTTCGGCAATCTCGCGCACGGTCGAAACCCCCACATCCGTAGGGTTTTCCAGCACGTAACGGGCGGCCTTCTGCGCCTCGGGCGTCAGGGCATCCCATTCTTCGGTCAGCCGGTCCAGAACGATTGATGATACATTTGTGTCATTCATGATTGACGATGGTACAAATGTGGAATTAGCCTGTCGAGCAGAATCGTGATGCATGAAGTGGAAAAATCATGTCCGAGAATAAACTGCCGTCGCACGCCCGCGTTGTCATCGTGGGTGGGGGGGTCATGGGGGTGGGTCTTGCCTATCACCTGGCGCATGAAGGCTGGAGTGACGTCGTCTTGCTTGAGAAGGGAGAGCTGACGTCCGGCTCGACCTGGCACGCCGCTGGCCAAATCACCCATTCGACCAGTTCCTTTGGTCTGGGCAAATGCGTGGACTACAACATCGGGCTTTATTCCGGCGCGCTAGAGGCCGAGACAGGGCAGGCCGTGACATGGCATGGCTGCGGGTCGTTCCGCCTTGCCTATACCGAGGATGAGATGGATTGGCTGCGCCACACCTTGTCGGTGGGCCGGTCTCTTGGCTTCAACATCGAGCTTGTGGGCCCCGAGAAGGTGGCCGAGCTGCACCCGTTCTACAACCTCGACGGGGTTCTGGGTGCGCTGTACACGCCGGATGACGGCCACGTGGATCCGACCAATGTGACGATGGCGATGGCGGCAGGTGCCCGTGCGCTGGGCGTCAAGATCGTCCGCCGCTGCCGTGCCACAAACATCACCCAAAGACCAACTGGCGAATGGATGGTTGAAAGCGAACAGGGCACCATCACCTGCGAACATGTGGTCAACGCCGGCGGCACCTACGCCCG is part of the Falsiruegeria litorea R37 genome and encodes:
- a CDS encoding GFA family protein — translated: MTKRTGRCACGAVTWQTSGPVLWAGHCHCDSCRRASAAPVTSFFGVPRDRVTWTGEITDRQSSDGVHRGFCASCGSQLYYQADVWPDETHLFAATLDDHKLFEPQAHYHWAERVSWMKLADDLPKYAGSADGHDPL
- a CDS encoding MurR/RpiR family transcriptional regulator, producing MNDTNVSSIVLDRLTEEWDALTPEAQKAARYVLENPTDVGVSTVREIAEAANVKPNTFVRMAQQVGFDGYEDFRAPFRDAIRRGTVSFPDRARWLQDIGKSGELGGLYADMVGAAIRNIEETFGGISEEALKAAATDIWNSRQVLTLGVGVNNSNARNFTYLASTGMKQFHAIPRPGSAAIDDLAWADEQDVLIAMTCRPYRTEVIEAIKLAREQGLTVVGISDSPASPVILNAHHGFVVAADTPQFFPSSVSTIALLETLLSFVIAVSSDEIVERVERFHRRRHQLGLYAEEPE
- a CDS encoding aromatic ring-hydroxylating oxygenase subunit alpha, which produces MNAPLTQSLDARYYTDPAIFEQEMQGLLARTWQFAGHIAQVREIGDYFAFEIAGESLFCIRGRDGEIRTFYNVCQHRAHEMVTGAGNTRVVVCPYHSWTYELSGELRAGPNIKSVPGFDRSAICLTSVRTEVFNGFIFVNLDDDAAPMDVWYPGVREEILAYVPHIDALEPLEWVEVPENCNWKVSIENYSECYHCPTNHPTFAEGVVKPETYDIKPDEGGGYVLRHTTECQALDKMTYPIDMSVPHAGDYQSWFLWPMFSFQCYPGNVLNTYHWRAGGTDHCTVWRGWYTEGGSESAVIRQLAVQDRETTVEEDIHLVESVYRGLKSRGYKPGPLVLDPSGGVMSEHSIAKLQQWMREAVDP